The Candidatus Manganitrophus noduliformans genome includes a window with the following:
- a CDS encoding geranylgeranyl reductase family protein, protein MRYDVIVVGGGPAGSTAARECAARGMSVLLLDKATFPRDKPCGGGITLRAARLLPFDLAPVVERSIRGLDLTFSRRGGFARDAAQPLFHLVQRNRFDHFLVEQAVKAGATLRERTPLREIERERSRVIVRTGSETFEGRTLVAADGANGETAKRAGLTVPRWRILALEGNVTPSGRFPERWQTRVGIDLGAVPGGYHWLFPKGDHLNIGIGGLPSVGSALRRKFEEAVRSYGFDPAALWGVRAAPLPIRRPDTPLIHGNLLLVGDAAGLVDLLTGEGIYGAIWSGRAAATHLAAHLDGKVSDLEGYRQEVERELIPELQIAFQMWSLFHLAPAVAANLLWRRSNGPLSRLIGWTRFCRLTQGEDRYRNIRKDLRPLWSILDLVLRPAAFPFASKIFETFQR, encoded by the coding sequence ATGCGTTATGATGTGATTGTGGTGGGGGGAGGTCCGGCAGGAAGCACCGCGGCCCGGGAGTGCGCGGCGCGGGGAATGTCGGTTCTGCTCCTCGATAAGGCGACCTTCCCGCGCGACAAACCGTGCGGCGGCGGGATCACGCTGCGCGCCGCGCGTCTTTTGCCGTTTGATCTTGCCCCGGTCGTCGAACGCTCGATTCGCGGGCTCGACCTGACGTTCTCCCGCCGCGGCGGCTTTGCCCGCGATGCAGCGCAGCCGCTTTTTCATCTCGTCCAGCGGAACCGGTTCGATCATTTCTTAGTCGAACAGGCGGTCAAGGCCGGAGCGACCCTACGGGAGCGGACCCCGCTCCGCGAGATCGAGCGGGAGCGATCCCGGGTGATCGTCCGAACAGGCAGCGAAACGTTCGAGGGCCGGACCTTGGTGGCGGCCGACGGCGCGAATGGGGAGACCGCCAAGCGCGCCGGACTGACCGTGCCGCGCTGGCGCATCCTCGCCCTGGAAGGAAACGTCACCCCGAGCGGCCGCTTCCCGGAGCGGTGGCAAACCCGCGTCGGGATCGATCTCGGCGCCGTCCCCGGCGGATATCACTGGCTCTTTCCGAAGGGGGATCATCTCAACATCGGGATCGGGGGGTTGCCGTCGGTCGGATCGGCCCTGCGCCGGAAGTTCGAGGAGGCGGTCCGCAGTTACGGCTTCGACCCGGCGGCGCTCTGGGGAGTCCGGGCCGCCCCCCTTCCGATCCGCCGTCCCGATACGCCGCTGATCCATGGCAACCTCCTTCTGGTCGGCGATGCCGCCGGCCTGGTCGATCTGCTGACCGGAGAGGGGATCTACGGCGCGATCTGGAGCGGCCGGGCGGCGGCCACACATCTTGCCGCACACTTGGATGGGAAAGTCTCCGATCTGGAAGGCTACCGGCAGGAGGTGGAGCGGGAGTTGATCCCCGAGCTTCAGATCGCCTTCCAGATGTGGTCTCTCTTCCACCTCGCTCCCGCCGTTGCAGCCAATCTGCTCTGGCGCCGATCGAACGGGCCTCTCAGCCGGCTCATCGGCTGGACCCGCTTCTGCCGGTTGACCCAAGGGGAAGATCGCTATAGAAATATACGGAAAGACTTGCGACCGCTTTGGTCGATTCTCGATCTGGTGCTCCGGCCCGCGGCGTTTCCGTTCGCCTCGAAAATCTTTGAGACGTTCCAGCGGTAG
- a CDS encoding phenylacetate--CoA ligase family protein, producing the protein MDAFFSTPLETRLARHLTESPEQAALTLFHSVAAEVPAYRDFLKREEIDPGRIQTSADFQTLPLLTKQNYMTVYPLPQRCRGEKLHDCEMIAVSSGSTGTPLFWPRSLRHELDVSFRFEQIFRDAFQADRRPTLAVICFALGTWVGGMYTAACCRYLAQKGYPITLVTPGNNKSEIFRVIETLGPHFEQVVLAGYPPFIKEVIDHGIAQGIDWKRYRIRMVFAGEVFSEEWRTLVCERVGSSDPVHDTASLYGTADAGVMGNETPISITLRRFFATHPSAARKRFGESRLPTLVQYDPLSRFFEVTPEGTLIVTGDNGVPLIRYHIADKGGVVPYETMLRFVKENGGDSLTDLRGVYPLPFVYLFGRADFTVSYYGANIYPENVTVGLEQAPIKQWVTGKFVLQVQETETKDKRFSVAVELLPGITGDEEKRQAIAASIQRELLRLNSEFAHYVPAARQRPEVTLKPSGDPDYFPIGVKHRYTRK; encoded by the coding sequence ATGGATGCTTTTTTCTCAACCCCCCTGGAAACCAGACTCGCACGCCATCTGACCGAATCGCCCGAGCAGGCCGCCCTCACCCTCTTTCACTCGGTCGCCGCCGAGGTTCCCGCCTACCGCGACTTCCTAAAACGCGAAGAGATCGATCCGGGCCGGATTCAAACGTCTGCCGACTTTCAAACCCTCCCCCTTCTCACGAAACAAAATTACATGACCGTCTACCCGCTCCCGCAGCGCTGCCGCGGGGAAAAGTTGCACGACTGCGAGATGATCGCCGTCTCCTCCGGATCGACCGGAACCCCCCTCTTCTGGCCCCGCTCTCTGAGACATGAGCTCGACGTCTCCTTTCGTTTCGAGCAGATTTTCAGGGATGCTTTCCAAGCCGACCGCCGCCCCACGCTAGCGGTGATCTGCTTTGCTCTCGGCACCTGGGTCGGCGGGATGTACACCGCCGCCTGCTGCCGGTATCTTGCCCAGAAGGGTTACCCGATCACCCTCGTCACGCCGGGGAACAACAAGAGCGAGATCTTCCGAGTGATCGAGACCCTGGGTCCGCACTTCGAGCAGGTGGTCCTCGCCGGTTATCCGCCGTTTATCAAGGAGGTAATCGATCATGGGATTGCGCAGGGGATCGACTGGAAACGGTATCGGATCAGAATGGTCTTCGCGGGCGAGGTCTTCAGCGAAGAGTGGCGAACGCTGGTCTGCGAGCGGGTTGGATCGAGCGATCCGGTCCATGACACCGCCTCCCTCTACGGAACCGCCGATGCCGGGGTGATGGGGAACGAGACACCGATTTCCATCACCCTCCGACGGTTTTTCGCCACCCACCCTTCCGCAGCGCGGAAGCGGTTCGGAGAATCCCGCCTCCCGACGCTTGTCCAATACGATCCGTTGAGCCGCTTCTTCGAGGTCACGCCGGAGGGGACCTTGATCGTCACCGGCGACAACGGCGTGCCGCTCATCCGTTATCATATCGCCGACAAAGGGGGCGTCGTTCCTTACGAAACAATGCTCCGGTTCGTGAAGGAAAACGGCGGAGATTCATTGACCGACCTGCGCGGCGTCTATCCCCTCCCCTTTGTTTATCTCTTCGGCCGGGCCGACTTCACCGTCTCCTACTACGGCGCGAACATTTACCCGGAGAATGTCACCGTCGGCCTGGAGCAAGCGCCGATCAAACAGTGGGTCACCGGGAAGTTCGTCCTTCAGGTGCAAGAGACCGAAACGAAGGACAAGCGCTTCAGTGTGGCCGTCGAGCTCCTGCCGGGGATCACCGGCGATGAGGAGAAACGGCAGGCGATCGCCGCATCAATTCAGCGGGAGCTGCTGCGGCTGAACAGCGAGTTCGCCCACTACGTTCCCGCCGCGCGCCAACGGCCGGAGGTGACGTTGAAGCCGTCCGGCGATCCGGACTATTTTCCAATCGGGGTGAAGCACCGATACACGAGAAAGTAG
- the rimO gene encoding 30S ribosomal protein S12 methylthiotransferase RimO, with amino-acid sequence MKYSNEKKKVGLVSLGCPKNQVDSEVMLGSLLQAGYELTAEAGEADIVIVNTCGFIDQAKEESIDTLIEMGELKKSGRCQALIATGCLTQRYSGDLLDQLPEIDAVVGTGDFPKIASLCDALLNPKRTDNRPSLTETPTYLYQPETPRLRLGPKHWAYIKVSEGCNYRCSFCSIPSFRGDLQSRTIDSVVREAQALADEGVVEINLIAQSLTSFGWDRRKKGELVTLLKALVRIDGLRWIRLFYTYPTDFTDALIDLIAEEEKICRYIDLPLQHIDDTILKKMNRKGKRRDIERLIEKLRDRIPGVTLRSTFIVGFPGETEKEFRGLSEFIRETEFDRLGIFTYSLEEGTSAHPLGDPIAEGVKIKRQKALLEMQRKISRRKHRKIIGSVQTVLVDGLSKESDLLIEGRLEGQAPDVDGVVLINDLGGMVGGRNGNHDTGGEVVNPGRFVSVRITAAHDYDLVGEIAEGKDDLAPPQKEEALLPMISPSMHR; translated from the coding sequence TTGAAATATTCAAATGAAAAGAAAAAGGTCGGGCTGGTCAGCCTCGGCTGCCCCAAGAATCAGGTCGATTCCGAGGTGATGCTCGGATCGCTCCTTCAGGCGGGGTATGAATTGACCGCCGAAGCGGGAGAGGCCGATATCGTGATCGTCAACACCTGCGGATTCATCGATCAGGCCAAAGAGGAGTCGATCGACACTCTCATCGAAATGGGAGAGCTGAAAAAGAGCGGCCGCTGCCAAGCGCTCATCGCTACCGGATGTCTGACGCAACGTTATTCGGGCGATCTCCTCGATCAGCTTCCGGAGATCGACGCCGTCGTCGGGACCGGCGACTTCCCGAAGATCGCCTCCCTCTGCGACGCGCTGCTGAATCCGAAGAGAACAGATAATCGCCCGAGCCTCACCGAGACGCCGACCTATCTCTATCAGCCGGAGACCCCGCGCCTGCGGCTCGGGCCGAAACACTGGGCCTATATCAAAGTGTCTGAGGGGTGTAACTACCGTTGCTCGTTCTGCAGCATTCCCTCTTTTCGGGGGGATCTTCAGAGCCGGACGATCGATTCGGTCGTCCGCGAGGCGCAGGCGCTGGCGGACGAAGGGGTGGTTGAGATCAACCTGATCGCCCAGAGCCTCACCAGCTTCGGTTGGGACCGCCGGAAAAAGGGGGAGCTGGTCACCCTTCTGAAAGCGTTGGTCCGGATCGACGGCCTTCGTTGGATCCGCCTCTTCTATACTTATCCGACCGATTTCACCGACGCGTTGATCGATCTGATCGCCGAGGAGGAGAAGATCTGCCGCTACATCGACCTCCCGCTTCAGCATATTGACGATACCATTCTCAAGAAGATGAACCGGAAGGGGAAGCGGCGCGACATCGAGCGGCTGATCGAGAAACTTCGAGACCGGATCCCCGGCGTCACCCTCCGAAGTACTTTCATTGTCGGTTTCCCGGGGGAGACGGAGAAAGAGTTCCGGGGCCTTTCGGAGTTCATCCGGGAGACCGAATTCGACCGGCTCGGCATCTTCACTTACTCGCTGGAGGAGGGGACCTCCGCCCATCCGCTCGGCGATCCGATTGCGGAAGGGGTCAAGATTAAGCGCCAGAAGGCGCTGTTGGAAATGCAACGGAAGATTTCTCGGCGCAAACACCGGAAGATAATCGGGTCCGTGCAGACGGTCCTGGTCGACGGGCTTTCGAAAGAAAGTGACCTTTTGATCGAAGGGCGACTGGAAGGACAGGCCCCCGACGTGGACGGCGTCGTCCTGATCAATGACCTAGGGGGAATGGTTGGAGGTAGGAACGGAAACCACGACACCGGAGGAGAGGTGGTGAACCCGGGCCGGTTTGTCTCTGTTCGAATCACCGCCGCGCACGATTACGATCTGGTCGGGGAGATCGCGGAGGGAAAAGACGATCTCGCCCCGCCTCAAAAAGAGGAGGCGCTCCTTCCGATGATTTCGCCGTCAATGCATCGGTGA
- a CDS encoding SLC13 family permease, whose amino-acid sequence MTASLLIFLFTYTFIAVRNIPGVPLDMPAGALVGAVLMVATGVLSLQEAYIAIDWNTLLLLLGMMLVVAYLAMGGLFHWIASCLARRSLSPFRLLVWVVLLSGFLSAIFVNDTICLLFTPILLPLLRSLRLNPIPYLIALATASNIGGQMSIMGNPQNMFIGNHSEISFARFFLLLSPITLIGLALNVAVIAWIYRKELASPASPVEIGPNDLLPETDRPLLIKSLAVVAGMLVLFFAEQPYPLVAIGGAAVLFLIGNRKPELAFRKVDWTLLVFFASLFVVMRGLERSGWVRLVLEGSAPLLQGSPAQVVAVLSGVTLVLSNLVSNVPAVVLLEPFVEALPNPDLGWLTLAMSSTLAGNLTLVGSVANLIVVSLARPEVEISFWEYFKVGAILTLLTIGVGVGVLILEARFL is encoded by the coding sequence GTGACCGCCTCTCTCCTGATCTTTCTCTTCACCTATACCTTTATCGCCGTTCGGAACATCCCGGGCGTTCCGCTCGATATGCCGGCCGGCGCGCTGGTCGGCGCCGTCTTAATGGTGGCAACCGGCGTCCTCTCCCTCCAAGAAGCCTACATCGCCATCGACTGGAACACCCTCCTCCTCCTGCTGGGGATGATGCTCGTCGTCGCCTATCTTGCGATGGGTGGGCTCTTTCACTGGATCGCGTCATGTTTGGCCCGCCGCTCCCTCTCCCCCTTTCGCCTCCTGGTCTGGGTGGTCCTGCTGAGCGGATTTCTCTCCGCCATTTTCGTGAACGACACGATCTGTCTTCTTTTCACCCCGATTCTGCTCCCGCTCCTCCGGTCGCTTCGCTTGAACCCGATTCCTTATTTAATTGCGCTGGCGACGGCGTCGAACATCGGCGGCCAGATGTCGATCATGGGAAATCCGCAGAACATGTTCATCGGGAATCATTCGGAGATTTCATTCGCCCGATTCTTCCTTCTGCTCTCGCCGATCACCCTGATCGGGTTGGCCCTGAATGTGGCCGTGATCGCCTGGATCTATCGAAAGGAGCTGGCGTCTCCCGCTTCCCCGGTCGAGATCGGGCCGAACGACCTCCTGCCCGAGACCGATCGCCCCCTTTTAATCAAAAGCCTGGCGGTCGTGGCGGGGATGCTGGTCCTCTTCTTCGCCGAGCAGCCCTATCCGCTCGTTGCGATCGGGGGGGCGGCGGTCCTCTTTCTGATCGGCAATCGAAAACCGGAGCTCGCCTTCCGAAAGGTCGATTGGACGCTGCTGGTCTTCTTCGCCTCCCTCTTCGTGGTGATGCGGGGGTTGGAGCGCTCGGGATGGGTCCGGTTGGTGCTGGAGGGAAGCGCGCCGCTGCTTCAAGGAAGCCCGGCGCAGGTGGTGGCGGTGCTCAGCGGGGTGACGCTGGTTCTCTCGAATCTCGTCAGCAACGTTCCGGCGGTCGTCTTGCTGGAGCCGTTCGTGGAGGCGCTTCCCAACCCCGATCTGGGGTGGCTCACCCTGGCGATGAGCAGCACGCTTGCCGGGAATCTGACGCTGGTCGGCTCGGTCGCCAATCTGATCGTCGTCTCATTGGCGCGCCCGGAGGTGGAGATCTCCTTCTGGGAGTACTTCAAGGTCGGCGCGATCTTAACGCTGCTGACGATCGGCGTGGGGGTAGGGGTCCTCATCTTAGAGGCGAGGTTTTTGTAG
- a CDS encoding FKBP-type peptidyl-prolyl cis-trans isomerase — MAQAKRGNAVKVHYVGKFEDGTVFDTSKEREPLPFTIGEGEVIPGFEEAVVGMNPGESKKVVIPAENAYGPRHEEMVLVVDRQNLPEGVDPQVGQQYQIPQSDGQSIVVTVTDASDSSVTLDGNHPLAGRELTFEIELLEVA, encoded by the coding sequence ATGGCTCAAGCAAAACGCGGGAATGCCGTAAAAGTTCACTACGTCGGGAAATTCGAGGATGGGACGGTATTCGACACTTCCAAAGAACGGGAACCGCTCCCTTTCACCATCGGCGAAGGAGAAGTCATCCCCGGCTTTGAAGAAGCGGTGGTCGGAATGAATCCGGGAGAGTCGAAGAAGGTCGTCATCCCGGCGGAAAATGCCTATGGCCCGCGCCATGAAGAGATGGTCCTGGTGGTCGATCGACAGAACCTCCCCGAAGGGGTCGATCCGCAGGTGGGACAGCAATATCAAATTCCCCAATCCGACGGCCAATCGATCGTCGTCACCGTGACCGACGCCTCCGATTCGAGCGTCACATTGGACGGCAATCATCCTTTGGCGGGACGCGAGTTGACATTCGAGATCGAGCTGCTTGAGGTGGCCTGA
- a CDS encoding PilZ domain-containing protein, giving the protein MSVSAYERRKFVRVDVNFEARINRNIRAAIKKLSLGGCLVECNKPLGDADPLEVRFSAFGETFHLRGRVIHVIGANQYGIRFESHNDDQLLRLVDAIKKIQDASIARRSTRLKVQQEALLDKEPSLLVDLSEGGCFVRTAHRFNLGDIIEVQFLLNDEEIHLAGQIRWTGSEGVGVEFLSPDPTQIGDIARFLVKKHPPA; this is encoded by the coding sequence ATGTCGGTTTCAGCCTACGAAAGACGCAAGTTCGTTCGCGTGGACGTCAACTTCGAAGCGCGGATTAATCGCAACATCCGCGCGGCGATCAAAAAGCTGAGTCTCGGCGGATGCCTTGTCGAGTGCAACAAGCCCCTGGGCGATGCCGACCCGCTCGAAGTGAGGTTCTCCGCCTTCGGCGAAACGTTTCACCTGCGCGGCCGGGTCATTCACGTGATCGGCGCCAACCAATACGGAATCCGATTCGAGTCCCACAACGACGATCAGCTCCTCCGCCTTGTCGATGCCATTAAAAAAATCCAGGACGCTTCCATCGCGAGACGTTCGACCCGTTTGAAGGTTCAGCAGGAGGCCCTTCTGGATAAAGAGCCGTCATTGCTGGTGGACTTGAGTGAAGGGGGCTGTTTTGTGCGGACGGCCCATCGCTTCAATCTCGGAGACATTATCGAGGTCCAGTTTTTATTGAATGATGAAGAGATTCATCTCGCCGGTCAAATTCGATGGACCGGCTCGGAGGGGGTCGGCGTCGAGTTCCTCTCTCCCGATCCCACCCAAATCGGCGACATCGCCCGCTTCCTGGTGAAGAAACATCCCCCCGCTTAA